The Agrobacterium cucumeris genome has a segment encoding these proteins:
- a CDS encoding ABC transporter ATP-binding protein translates to MLPLKIENLAVSFPGLAAPVLVIDHLEIAAGSHVALTGGSGSGKSTLINLIAGLERVKTGRVVWGNENIADLAEGRRDRWRAANIGLVMQEFYLFPGLSALDNILLPARLSRVANAELIKRAESLFATVGLKRPGQHVETMSRGEMQRVAIARALLRSPGVIIADEPTASLDLESGEAVGDLLLAVAASTGSTLIVASHDQHLISRLDRRLTLSGGRLVADTERKEIAA, encoded by the coding sequence ATGCTGCCTCTGAAGATAGAAAATCTTGCCGTCTCCTTTCCCGGACTGGCGGCTCCGGTTCTTGTTATCGACCATCTGGAAATCGCTGCCGGAAGCCACGTGGCGCTCACGGGTGGTTCCGGTTCGGGCAAGAGCACCCTCATCAACCTCATCGCCGGCCTTGAGCGCGTTAAGACCGGCCGCGTCGTGTGGGGGAACGAGAACATCGCTGATCTTGCCGAAGGCCGTCGCGATCGTTGGCGAGCTGCCAATATCGGCCTCGTCATGCAGGAGTTTTATCTTTTCCCCGGTCTCTCTGCACTGGATAACATCCTGTTGCCGGCCCGCCTGTCGCGCGTGGCGAATGCAGAGCTTATAAAACGTGCAGAATCCCTGTTTGCGACCGTTGGCCTCAAGCGCCCCGGACAGCATGTCGAGACCATGTCGCGGGGTGAAATGCAGCGTGTTGCCATCGCCCGGGCGCTGCTGCGCAGCCCCGGTGTCATCATTGCCGACGAACCGACGGCCAGCCTCGATCTCGAAAGTGGCGAGGCGGTGGGCGATTTGCTGCTTGCCGTTGCAGCCAGCACCGGCAGCACACTGATTGTCGCGAGCCACGATCAGCATTTGATCAGTCGCCTTGACCGGCGCCTGACCCTCAGTGGCGGCCGTCTCGTTGCCGATACTGAGCGGAAGGAGATCGCAGCATGA
- a CDS encoding FtsX-like permease family protein, translating into MIGFILADLRRLWLGGAVVVLLVALATALGVAVTLQERSLRLGSARAADKFDLVVGAAGSETQLILSSIFLQAAPLPLVDGTVLTRLAADPRVAWAAPVGFGDSFAGYPIVGTTTSLVSNTTPGFAEGRMFALEGEALLGAAVNLSVGAEIKPMHGTAETGGRTHTEIAYKAVGKLQPTGTPWDRAILVPIQAVWHVHGLGQEHGHDHDEGEQENHGESHGEGHAAARDEGHHEDGHDHAHEGGAHHGDGNSHVEGEAGHADAIIQIGTPQEPKAALVPGASPGHAESDHHGSIDPDAPIVETFGENMPGLPAILVKPKTIADAYRLRQEYRSGNTLGVFPGEVLTGLYATLGDAKMVLGAVAAGSQGLVAAALMLVTVIHVGQRRRQIGALRAFGAPRGSVFAIVWLELFFLVALGVGIGFLLGLGAAHIGAQLFTAKSGVILPVGFTREDLRLALFLLGFAAVLAAIPALLAYRQSPAAALRA; encoded by the coding sequence ATGATCGGTTTCATCCTTGCCGACCTGCGTCGCCTGTGGCTGGGCGGGGCCGTCGTGGTTCTGCTGGTGGCGCTGGCCACCGCACTTGGTGTGGCGGTCACGTTGCAGGAACGGTCTTTGCGTCTCGGCAGCGCCCGTGCTGCCGATAAATTCGACCTCGTCGTTGGCGCTGCCGGCAGCGAAACACAGTTGATCCTTTCATCCATCTTCCTGCAGGCGGCGCCCCTGCCGCTGGTGGATGGCACCGTCCTCACCCGGCTTGCCGCGGATCCGCGTGTTGCATGGGCCGCTCCTGTCGGATTTGGCGATTCTTTTGCCGGCTATCCCATTGTCGGCACGACGACGAGCCTCGTCAGCAACACCACGCCCGGTTTTGCCGAGGGCAGGATGTTTGCTTTGGAAGGCGAAGCGCTTCTGGGCGCTGCCGTCAACCTCTCCGTTGGCGCCGAGATCAAGCCGATGCATGGCACCGCCGAAACCGGCGGCCGCACCCATACCGAGATTGCCTACAAGGCCGTCGGCAAGCTGCAGCCGACCGGCACCCCCTGGGATCGCGCCATTCTCGTTCCCATTCAGGCTGTGTGGCACGTCCATGGTCTTGGCCAGGAACATGGCCATGATCATGACGAGGGCGAGCAGGAGAATCATGGTGAGAGCCATGGGGAAGGCCACGCGGCCGCGCGTGATGAGGGGCATCACGAGGATGGCCATGATCACGCCCATGAAGGCGGGGCACATCATGGGGATGGTAACTCGCATGTCGAAGGTGAGGCCGGCCACGCCGATGCCATTATTCAGATCGGCACGCCGCAGGAGCCAAAAGCTGCTTTGGTGCCCGGTGCCTCTCCGGGACATGCCGAGTCCGATCATCATGGCAGCATCGATCCCGATGCGCCGATCGTGGAGACCTTTGGCGAAAACATGCCCGGCCTGCCGGCCATTCTCGTCAAACCGAAGACGATTGCCGATGCTTATCGGCTGAGACAGGAATATCGCAGCGGCAACACGCTTGGCGTTTTCCCGGGTGAGGTACTGACGGGTCTTTATGCCACGCTTGGTGATGCCAAGATGGTTCTGGGGGCGGTCGCTGCCGGTTCGCAGGGATTGGTGGCGGCAGCGTTGATGCTGGTAACGGTAATCCATGTCGGGCAACGGCGCAGGCAGATCGGCGCATTGCGGGCATTCGGTGCGCCCCGCGGCTCGGTCTTCGCCATCGTCTGGCTGGAGCTTTTCTTTCTGGTGGCGCTTGGTGTCGGCATTGGTTTTCTGCTCGGGCTGGGCGCTGCCCATATCGGCGCGCAGCTGTTTACCGCAAAAAGTGGCGTGATCCTGCCGGTCGGCTTCACCCGCGAAGATTTGCGCCTTGCGCTTTTCCTGCTGGGTTTTGCCGCTGTTCTGGCCGCGATACCGGCGCTGCTTGCCTATCGCCAGTCTCCCGCAGCCGCACTCCGCGCCTGA
- a CDS encoding DUF1801 domain-containing protein has translation MAEKKPERAAETAEVTASAVTPKLLSGGNPQIAKGYGDAPVQAYIAAMPGWKSPVGARIDALIENLVPGVRKAVKWNSPLYGMEDGVWFLGLHCFARYIKVSFFNGASLEPPPPGASKQPKVRYLDIHEGAFDEAQFAEWVKQASRLPGEKL, from the coding sequence ATGGCTGAAAAGAAACCGGAAAGAGCTGCCGAAACCGCGGAGGTCACAGCTTCCGCTGTCACACCGAAACTTCTTTCAGGCGGCAATCCACAGATTGCCAAGGGGTACGGCGATGCGCCGGTGCAGGCCTATATTGCCGCCATGCCCGGCTGGAAAAGCCCGGTCGGAGCGCGGATCGACGCGCTGATTGAAAACCTGGTGCCGGGCGTGCGCAAGGCCGTAAAGTGGAACTCGCCTCTCTACGGCATGGAGGATGGCGTCTGGTTCCTCGGCCTTCACTGTTTTGCCAGATATATCAAAGTTAGTTTCTTCAACGGTGCGTCCCTGGAGCCGCCACCGCCCGGTGCGTCGAAGCAGCCGAAGGTTCGTTACCTGGATATTCACGAGGGCGCTTTCGATGAGGCGCAGTTCGCTGAGTGGGTGAAACAGGCAAGCCGGTTGCCGGGTGAAAAGCTCTAG
- a CDS encoding NAD(P)-dependent alcohol dehydrogenase: MKALVLEEKGKLSLRDFDISGELGPKDVRIRTHTVGICGSDVHYYTHGKIGHFIVNAPMVLGHEASGTVIETGAEVTHLKAGDRVCMEPGIPDATSRASKLGIYNVDPAVRFWATPPIHGCLTPEVIHPAAFTYKLPDNVSFAEGAMVEPFAIGMQAALRARIQPGDVAVVTGAGPIGMMVALAALAGGCAKVIVADLAQPKLDIIAAYDGIETVNIRERNLAEAVAAATDGWGCDIVFECSGAAPAVLGMAKLARPGGAIVLVGMPVDPVPVDIVGLQAKELRVETVFRYANVYDRAVALIASGKVDLKPLISATIPFEDSIAGFDRAVEARDTDVKLQILMPQ, encoded by the coding sequence ATGAAAGCACTGGTGCTGGAAGAAAAAGGCAAGCTCTCGCTCAGGGATTTTGACATTTCGGGTGAACTCGGACCGAAGGATGTGCGCATCCGCACCCATACGGTCGGCATCTGCGGCTCGGATGTCCATTATTATACTCACGGCAAGATTGGCCATTTCATCGTCAATGCTCCCATGGTGCTCGGCCATGAGGCGTCGGGAACCGTCATCGAAACCGGTGCAGAGGTGACGCATCTGAAGGCCGGTGACCGTGTCTGCATGGAGCCTGGCATTCCCGACGCGACGTCGCGCGCATCCAAGCTCGGCATCTATAACGTCGATCCCGCCGTTCGCTTCTGGGCGACACCGCCGATCCATGGTTGCCTCACGCCTGAGGTCATCCACCCCGCCGCCTTCACCTACAAGCTGCCGGACAATGTGTCCTTTGCCGAAGGCGCCATGGTGGAACCCTTCGCCATCGGCATGCAGGCGGCACTCAGAGCGCGCATCCAGCCGGGCGATGTCGCCGTCGTCACCGGTGCCGGCCCGATCGGCATGATGGTGGCGCTGGCAGCACTTGCCGGCGGTTGCGCCAAGGTCATCGTTGCCGATCTCGCTCAGCCGAAGCTGGATATCATCGCCGCTTATGACGGTATCGAGACCGTCAACATCCGCGAGCGTAATCTTGCCGAAGCCGTGGCAGCTGCTACGGACGGCTGGGGCTGCGACATCGTCTTTGAATGCTCGGGCGCCGCACCTGCCGTGCTTGGCATGGCGAAACTGGCACGGCCCGGCGGTGCAATCGTGCTTGTCGGTATGCCGGTGGATCCGGTGCCGGTCGATATTGTTGGCCTGCAGGCCAAGGAGCTTCGGGTTGAGACGGTTTTCCGTTACGCCAACGTTTATGACCGGGCAGTTGCCCTCATCGCATCCGGCAAGGTCGATCTGAAGCCGCTTATTTCCGCAACCATTCCCTTCGAAGACAGCATCGCCGGTTTTGATCGTGCGGTGGAGGCACGGGATACGGATGTGAAGCTGCAGATTCTGATGCCGCAATAA
- a CDS encoding helix-turn-helix domain-containing protein, translating into MQPDLELVHIRKGESFAAWRHGYPFRTVRWHYHPEYEIHLVVATSGTFYIGDFVGRFTPGQLIMTGPNLPQNWISEIEPDEIVPTRSLVIQFPESFIEDACTSMAEMDVVRALLDRSRRGILFDDETSDRVRPLVLRLIEAQGLTRLALFWEILDLLVNAPSSEVLASLSYELDLTGIGDSGINRALSHLRQHLTEQVEEIDLADMVGQSPSAFSRAFKRHTGTTLVRYRNQLRIDLACQMLLADQDVKVAEVCYDVGFSNLSNFNRHFLKLKGMSPSRFRTIFAAQKAAVMAD; encoded by the coding sequence ATGCAGCCCGATCTGGAACTGGTACACATCCGCAAGGGCGAATCCTTCGCTGCCTGGCGGCATGGCTATCCGTTCCGCACCGTGCGCTGGCATTATCATCCCGAATATGAAATTCACCTGGTCGTTGCCACGTCAGGCACGTTCTATATCGGTGATTTCGTCGGTCGCTTCACCCCCGGTCAGCTCATCATGACCGGTCCCAATCTCCCCCAGAACTGGATCAGCGAGATCGAGCCGGACGAGATCGTGCCGACACGCTCTCTCGTGATCCAGTTTCCGGAGAGCTTTATCGAGGATGCCTGCACCTCCATGGCCGAAATGGATGTGGTGCGCGCCCTGCTGGATCGCAGCCGCCGCGGCATTCTGTTTGACGACGAGACGAGCGACCGGGTTCGCCCGCTGGTGCTCCGGCTGATCGAGGCGCAAGGGCTGACGCGGCTTGCGCTTTTCTGGGAAATTCTCGACCTGCTCGTCAACGCGCCGTCTTCCGAGGTGCTGGCAAGCCTGAGCTATGAACTTGATCTGACCGGCATCGGCGACAGCGGCATCAACCGCGCTCTGTCGCATCTGCGCCAGCATCTGACGGAACAGGTCGAGGAAATCGATCTTGCCGACATGGTGGGCCAGAGCCCGAGTGCCTTTTCCCGTGCCTTCAAGCGTCATACGGGAACGACGCTGGTGCGGTATCGCAATCAGTTACGCATTGATCTTGCCTGCCAGATGCTCTTGGCGGATCAGGACGTGAAGGTGGCGGAGGTCTGCTACGATGTGGGCTTTTCCAACCTTTCGAATTTTAACCGGCATTTCCTGAAATTGAAGGGAATGTCGCCGTCGAGGTTCCGAACCATATTCGCAGCCCAGAAGGCAGCGGTCATGGCGGATTAA
- a CDS encoding ABC transporter substrate-binding protein — protein sequence MKMKSKFLMATAAIAMMAAPALAQEKLKIGMTFQELNNPYFVSMQEALKEAAASIGADVVVTDAGHDVAKQISDVEDMLQQKIDILLLNPTDSAGIEAAVHAAKAAGVIVVAVDANANGPVDTFVGSKNRDAGYKSCKHLGDALGGKGEVAILDGIPVVPILQRVEGCKAALAEFADIKLVDTQNGRQDRSVALGVVENMIQSRPNLAGIFSVNDGGAMGALAAIQGSGKDIKLTSVDGAPEAVKAIAEGGPFIETTAQFPRDQVRVGLAMALAQKWGARVVPKEVPIDVMVVDSKNAGEFSW from the coding sequence ATGAAAATGAAATCCAAGTTTCTGATGGCAACAGCCGCAATCGCAATGATGGCTGCTCCGGCGCTGGCGCAGGAAAAGCTGAAGATCGGCATGACCTTCCAGGAGCTGAACAACCCCTATTTCGTATCGATGCAGGAAGCGCTGAAAGAAGCCGCAGCAAGCATCGGCGCTGACGTTGTCGTGACCGATGCCGGCCACGATGTGGCAAAGCAGATTTCCGACGTTGAAGACATGCTTCAGCAGAAGATCGACATTCTGCTCCTCAACCCGACGGACAGCGCCGGTATCGAAGCCGCCGTGCATGCTGCAAAAGCTGCCGGCGTGATCGTCGTTGCTGTCGACGCCAACGCAAACGGCCCGGTCGACACCTTCGTCGGCTCGAAGAACCGTGACGCGGGCTACAAGTCATGCAAGCATCTCGGTGATGCGCTCGGCGGCAAGGGTGAAGTCGCGATCCTCGACGGCATTCCGGTCGTGCCGATCCTGCAGCGCGTTGAAGGTTGCAAGGCAGCGCTTGCCGAATTCGCCGACATCAAGCTGGTTGATACGCAGAACGGCCGTCAGGACCGCTCCGTTGCTCTCGGCGTCGTTGAAAACATGATCCAGTCGCGTCCGAACCTCGCCGGTATCTTCTCGGTGAATGATGGCGGTGCGATGGGTGCACTCGCCGCTATTCAGGGTTCCGGCAAGGACATCAAGCTGACCTCGGTAGACGGCGCTCCGGAAGCAGTGAAGGCGATTGCCGAGGGTGGTCCTTTCATAGAAACCACCGCGCAGTTCCCGCGTGACCAGGTCCGTGTCGGCCTTGCCATGGCGCTTGCCCAGAAGTGGGGCGCGCGCGTGGTGCCGAAGGAAGTCCCGATCGACGTTATGGTCGTCGACAGCAAAAACGCCGGCGAGTTCAGCTGGTAA
- a CDS encoding sugar ABC transporter ATP-binding protein — MLELNGIRKSFGKIEVLRGVDLEARAGEVHALLGENGAGKSTLMKILCGILQPSDGTIRIDGKDRRFANYDEAIAAGVGIVFQEFSLIPYLNAVENMFLAREICGPLRLLNKGAMRKRAAEIMSRLAVDVPLDVPVHRLSVAQQQFVEIAKALSLDARILVLDEPTATLTPSETEHLFKVMRELRRQGVAIIFISHHLEEIFEICDRITVLRDGELIGSCLTSEVDNDRLVEMMVGRRIESSFPPKPPLDPSAAKVIEVEELQLKKGGPVSRFALRKGEILGFAGLVGSGRTETVLAMLGAHSASRRKIKVDGVDTRFSGPDEALMRGIGLLPESRKEEGLITSFSILQNISLNNYRKYRKAHWFLDLKKELEHTTKAMAQVQVKAQGPYARVDTLSGGNQQKIVIARWLNHDMRVLIFDEPTRGIDVGAKAEIYSLMREFAAKGYSIIMISSELPEVIGMSDRVCVFRSGGIVATVEGEDINSETIMTNATTGRVEHVA, encoded by the coding sequence ATGCTGGAACTGAATGGAATAAGAAAAAGCTTTGGCAAGATCGAAGTCCTGCGCGGCGTCGACCTTGAGGCGCGCGCCGGCGAGGTGCATGCGCTTCTGGGCGAAAACGGCGCCGGCAAGTCGACTTTGATGAAGATCCTGTGCGGCATTTTGCAGCCATCAGACGGTACGATCCGCATTGACGGCAAGGATCGCCGCTTCGCCAATTATGACGAGGCGATTGCCGCTGGCGTCGGCATCGTGTTTCAGGAATTCAGCCTGATCCCCTATCTCAATGCCGTTGAAAACATGTTTCTTGCCCGCGAGATCTGCGGGCCGCTTCGCCTTTTGAACAAGGGCGCCATGCGCAAGCGCGCGGCCGAGATCATGAGCCGTCTGGCCGTGGATGTTCCGCTCGACGTGCCGGTGCATCGCCTTTCGGTTGCCCAGCAGCAATTTGTCGAAATCGCCAAGGCACTGTCGCTGGATGCTCGCATTCTCGTGCTCGACGAGCCGACCGCGACGCTCACGCCGTCCGAGACCGAACATCTGTTCAAGGTCATGCGTGAACTGCGACGTCAGGGTGTGGCGATCATCTTCATTTCCCATCACCTCGAAGAAATATTCGAGATCTGCGACCGCATCACCGTTCTGCGCGATGGTGAGCTTATCGGTTCCTGCCTGACTTCGGAGGTCGACAATGACCGTCTGGTCGAGATGATGGTCGGCCGGCGCATCGAATCCAGCTTCCCGCCAAAGCCGCCGCTCGATCCTTCCGCCGCAAAAGTGATCGAAGTGGAAGAGCTGCAATTGAAGAAGGGCGGCCCCGTCTCGCGCTTTGCGCTGCGGAAGGGCGAAATTCTCGGCTTTGCCGGGCTTGTCGGCTCGGGCCGCACGGAAACGGTTCTCGCCATGTTGGGCGCGCATTCCGCCTCGCGCCGCAAGATCAAGGTCGATGGCGTGGACACGCGTTTTTCCGGCCCTGATGAAGCGCTGATGCGCGGCATCGGCTTGCTTCCGGAAAGCCGCAAGGAGGAGGGGCTGATCACCAGCTTCTCCATTTTGCAAAATATTTCGCTGAATAATTACCGCAAATACCGCAAGGCCCACTGGTTCCTCGATCTCAAAAAGGAACTGGAGCACACGACAAAGGCCATGGCGCAGGTGCAGGTGAAGGCGCAGGGGCCCTATGCCCGCGTCGACACGCTGTCGGGCGGCAACCAGCAGAAGATCGTGATTGCCCGCTGGCTGAACCATGACATGCGCGTGCTGATCTTCGACGAGCCGACACGCGGCATCGACGTTGGGGCGAAGGCGGAAATCTACTCGCTGATGCGCGAATTCGCCGCCAAAGGCTATTCGATCATCATGATCTCCTCGGAGCTGCCGGAAGTGATCGGCATGTCCGACAGGGTCTGCGTCTTCCGTTCCGGCGGCATCGTCGCCACGGTCGAGGGCGAAGACATCAATTCAGAAACAATAATGACAAACGCCACCACCGGGAGAGTTGAACATGTCGCTTGA
- a CDS encoding ABC transporter permease, whose protein sequence is MSLDANTGVAAKTGGFSLGAMLRSPLALPLAGLIVVSILMGLASDNFFSVNNIMNVLRQVSVVGILAVGMTFVILTGGIDLSVGAVMALVGTLSAGLMVNTGLSPAVALPAGLFIGLGIGIFNGALVAWGKMPAIIVTLATMGMARGLGLIYSGGYPVSGIPSWISWFGVGRVGVVPVPVIIMVVIYAIAWVLLQRTAFGRHVYALGGNELAARLSGVKTQRVKLAVYGISGVTAALAALILTGRLMSGQPNAGVGFELDAIAAVVLGGTAIAGGRGLILGTLIGAVLLGILNNGLNLMGINPYLQDVIKGGIILLAIYIGREWR, encoded by the coding sequence ATGTCGCTTGATGCAAACACCGGCGTTGCCGCGAAAACGGGCGGTTTCAGTCTCGGCGCCATGCTGCGTTCGCCGCTCGCCCTGCCTCTGGCGGGCCTGATTGTCGTATCGATCCTGATGGGGCTTGCGAGCGACAATTTCTTCAGCGTCAACAATATCATGAACGTGCTGCGGCAGGTTTCCGTCGTCGGCATTCTCGCCGTCGGCATGACCTTCGTCATCCTCACCGGCGGCATCGATCTGTCGGTCGGTGCGGTCATGGCGCTTGTCGGCACGCTGTCGGCCGGGCTTATGGTGAATACCGGCCTGTCTCCCGCGGTTGCCCTGCCGGCTGGCCTGTTCATCGGTCTCGGCATCGGTATCTTTAACGGTGCGCTCGTCGCCTGGGGCAAGATGCCGGCCATCATCGTCACGCTCGCCACCATGGGCATGGCACGTGGCCTCGGCCTCATCTATTCCGGCGGCTATCCGGTCAGCGGCATTCCGAGCTGGATTTCCTGGTTCGGCGTCGGTCGCGTCGGTGTCGTTCCCGTACCGGTCATCATCATGGTGGTGATTTATGCCATTGCCTGGGTGCTGTTGCAGCGCACGGCTTTTGGTCGCCACGTCTATGCACTCGGTGGCAACGAACTTGCCGCCCGCCTTTCGGGTGTGAAGACCCAGCGTGTCAAACTTGCCGTCTATGGCATTTCGGGTGTCACCGCAGCACTTGCCGCCCTCATCCTCACCGGCCGCCTGATGAGTGGCCAGCCCAATGCCGGCGTCGGCTTCGAACTGGATGCCATCGCAGCGGTCGTTCTCGGCGGCACGGCGATTGCCGGCGGCAGGGGTCTCATCCTCGGCACACTGATTGGCGCAGTGCTGCTCGGCATTCTCAATAACGGCCTCAACCTGATGGGTATCAATCCCTATCTGCAGGATGTCATCAAGGGCGGCATCATTCTGCTGGCCATCTATATCGGGCGCGAATGGCGCTGA
- a CDS encoding SDR family oxidoreductase, giving the protein MSESLQGKIAVITGAASGIGLATTEALLEQGATVVMVDWNEKALKDLAAKLGDRAIPQVTNLLDADSCNAMIPEILGKVDHIDILYCNAGTYIGGELTETTPEAIDKMLNLNVNAVMKNVQAVVPHMSERKTGDIIVTCSIAGHFPTYWEPVYSGSKWAITSFVQGMRRQMIPHGVRVAQVSPGPVVSALLADWPEENLRKAKESGSLIDASEVADAVVYMLTRKRTVTIRDMLVLPTNFDRV; this is encoded by the coding sequence ATGTCTGAATCGCTGCAAGGCAAGATCGCGGTCATCACCGGTGCCGCATCCGGCATCGGGCTTGCCACAACAGAAGCGCTCTTGGAACAGGGCGCAACCGTGGTCATGGTCGACTGGAACGAGAAAGCCTTGAAAGACCTGGCTGCCAAGCTTGGTGACCGCGCCATCCCGCAGGTGACGAACCTGCTCGATGCCGACAGCTGCAATGCCATGATCCCGGAAATCCTTGGGAAGGTCGATCATATCGACATCCTCTATTGCAATGCCGGCACCTATATCGGCGGTGAGCTGACCGAAACGACGCCTGAAGCCATCGACAAGATGCTGAACCTCAACGTCAACGCCGTGATGAAGAATGTGCAGGCCGTCGTGCCGCACATGTCGGAGCGCAAGACGGGCGATATCATCGTCACCTGCTCGATCGCCGGTCATTTCCCGACCTATTGGGAGCCGGTCTATTCGGGCTCGAAATGGGCGATCACCAGCTTCGTGCAGGGCATGCGCCGCCAGATGATCCCGCACGGCGTGCGCGTCGCACAGGTCTCTCCCGGCCCGGTCGTCTCCGCACTTCTGGCGGACTGGCCGGAGGAAAACCTCCGCAAGGCCAAGGAATCGGGTAGCCTTATCGATGCGAGCGAAGTGGCCGATGCCGTTGTCTACATGCTGACGCGCAAGCGTACCGTCACCATCCGCGACATGCTGGTTCTCCCGACCAACTTCGACCGCGTTTAA
- a CDS encoding FGGY-family carbohydrate kinase, with product MASYLVGVDVGTGSARAGVFDVAGRLLATAKRPISMHREDGGIAEQSSGEVWQAVCDSVRESVSRAGINPAEVAGIGFDATCSLVVRGPGDETLPVGAADHPERDIVVWMDHRAVEQAERINAGEHAVLKYVGGRISPEMQTPKLLWLRENRPDVYARAEHFFDLTDFLTWKASGALDRSACTVTCKWTYLAHENRWDAEYFNHIGLGDLAEQGFRRIGESVVHPGTALGNGLTEEAAKAMGLVVGTAVAAGLIDAHAGGVGTVAAGGDASRCLGYVFGTSSCTMTTTTDPAFVPGVWGPYYSAMVPGAWLNEGGQSAAGAAIDYLVQLHPAFAEAKVLAEKEGKALPVWLADRALSLAASASAAAEVAEDFHVVPEFLGNRAPFADPHARAIIAGYGMETGVDSLVALYVAGLLGLGYGLRQIIETQARNGAPVETISVSGGAGAHPLARQLLADATGLPVELTECEEPVLLGSAMLGAVAAGTYPDLMAAMPAMSRIASCASPDPAFQKVHQSRYDAFLALQNAARAIRSASHS from the coding sequence ATGGCTTCCTACCTTGTTGGCGTCGATGTCGGGACAGGCTCGGCGCGGGCCGGTGTCTTCGATGTCGCAGGCAGGCTTCTCGCTACCGCCAAGCGCCCGATCAGCATGCACCGTGAGGATGGCGGCATTGCCGAACAGTCGAGCGGTGAGGTGTGGCAGGCGGTTTGCGACAGCGTGCGCGAAAGCGTTTCGCGCGCCGGCATTAATCCGGCCGAAGTTGCCGGCATCGGTTTCGATGCCACCTGCTCGCTGGTTGTTCGCGGGCCTGGTGATGAGACCCTGCCGGTCGGCGCTGCCGATCATCCCGAACGCGATATCGTCGTCTGGATGGATCATCGCGCCGTCGAACAGGCGGAGCGCATCAACGCCGGCGAACATGCCGTCCTGAAATATGTCGGCGGCCGCATCTCTCCCGAAATGCAGACGCCGAAGCTTTTGTGGCTTCGTGAAAACCGGCCGGATGTCTATGCCCGTGCCGAGCATTTCTTCGACCTGACGGATTTTCTGACATGGAAGGCTTCCGGCGCGCTTGATCGTTCCGCCTGCACGGTAACCTGTAAGTGGACCTATCTTGCTCATGAAAACCGTTGGGATGCGGAATATTTCAACCACATAGGGCTTGGCGATCTCGCCGAACAGGGCTTCCGCCGCATCGGTGAAAGCGTCGTCCATCCGGGCACGGCGCTGGGTAACGGCCTGACCGAAGAGGCGGCAAAAGCCATGGGGCTGGTTGTGGGCACGGCGGTTGCGGCGGGCCTGATCGATGCCCATGCCGGCGGTGTTGGCACGGTGGCTGCGGGCGGCGATGCATCGCGATGCCTCGGTTACGTCTTCGGCACCTCTTCCTGCACCATGACCACCACCACTGACCCCGCCTTCGTGCCGGGTGTCTGGGGGCCTTATTATTCCGCCATGGTTCCTGGCGCTTGGTTGAATGAGGGCGGCCAGTCCGCCGCCGGCGCGGCCATTGATTATCTGGTGCAGTTGCATCCTGCCTTTGCCGAGGCGAAGGTGCTTGCCGAGAAGGAAGGCAAAGCCTTGCCGGTTTGGCTTGCCGACCGCGCGCTTAGCCTTGCCGCATCCGCTTCCGCCGCAGCGGAAGTCGCCGAAGATTTTCATGTGGTGCCGGAGTTCCTCGGTAACCGTGCCCCCTTTGCAGATCCCCATGCCCGCGCCATCATTGCCGGCTACGGTATGGAAACCGGTGTGGATTCGCTCGTCGCGCTTTATGTGGCGGGGCTTCTCGGCCTCGGTTACGGGCTTCGCCAGATCATCGAAACACAGGCCCGCAACGGCGCGCCGGTGGAAACCATCAGTGTTAGCGGTGGGGCCGGCGCTCATCCGCTTGCCCGGCAGTTGCTGGCGGATGCGACTGGCCTCCCGGTCGAACTCACCGAATGTGAAGAGCCGGTGCTTCTCGGATCTGCGATGCTTGGCGCGGTTGCCGCCGGAACCTATCCGGACCTGATGGCGGCGATGCCCGCCATGTCGCGGATCGCCAGCTGTGCTTCGCCTGATCCTGCATTTCAGAAGGTTCATCAGTCGCGGTACGACGCATTTCTGGCCCTGCAAAATGCGGCGCGCGCCATTCGATCCGCCAGCCATTCCTGA